The following coding sequences lie in one Balneola vulgaris DSM 17893 genomic window:
- a CDS encoding Tex family protein, with product MTNTHILERISEDLKISVKQVGTVAGFLEEGATIPFLARYRKEATGGLDEEQLRDVRDALEFQKTLAARKETILKSIKDQEKLTPELEEQIKACSDLTVLEDIYLPYKQKRKTRGDKAKEKGLEPLAELIWKQEITSGDADEYAKEYLNEELEVTTIDEAWAGATDIVAEWINESLEVREKLRDIFLNHANIKTKKNPTVKERTNFEDYYEFSYKASKLKPYQILAINRGERENVLFFHTEVWEERTLETIDDLVITNDMSIFTEKLQDAVEEAFKRLLFPSLERELRNALTDRADEHAIETFATNLSNLLMQPPLAKKVVLGLDPAYRTGCKIAVVDGTGKYLEGTTIYPTPPQKKVAEAEAIMGAMIQRHKVELIAIGNGTASREAEQFVADFIQKSGADVKYIIVNEAGASVYSASKVARDEFPELDAAQRGNISIARRVQDPLAELVKIDPKSIGVGLYQHDVNQVQLASKLDDVVESCVNEVGVNLNTASAPLLTHISGLSKRVAESIVKRRESTGIFTNREQIKEIEGVGEFRFQQAAGFMRIPESPNPLDNTAIHPESYEATEKLCNLFGIDVEDLANQKDKIASAFSNINTSEVAQQIGVGEPTLELIIENLQKPGRDPRESLQAPILRQDVVKMEDLKEGQSLEGTVRNVVDFGAFVDIGVKQDGLLHISNMSTSNRKIEDPHDVIGVGDIIKVEIITLDLERGRIGLKLV from the coding sequence ATGACCAATACCCACATTTTAGAGCGAATTTCTGAGGATCTTAAAATCTCAGTAAAACAAGTTGGTACAGTAGCTGGTTTTTTAGAAGAAGGCGCTACGATTCCATTCCTTGCTCGATACCGAAAAGAAGCAACTGGTGGACTGGATGAAGAACAATTACGTGATGTTCGTGATGCCCTTGAGTTTCAGAAAACGTTAGCTGCTCGCAAAGAAACCATCCTTAAGTCGATCAAAGATCAAGAGAAACTTACTCCTGAACTCGAAGAACAGATTAAGGCCTGCTCCGACTTAACGGTATTGGAAGACATCTATCTACCTTACAAGCAGAAGCGCAAAACGCGTGGCGACAAAGCCAAAGAAAAAGGGTTAGAGCCATTAGCTGAATTGATTTGGAAGCAAGAAATCACTTCAGGAGATGCGGATGAATATGCAAAGGAGTACCTCAACGAAGAGCTTGAAGTAACCACTATTGACGAAGCTTGGGCCGGAGCAACGGATATTGTTGCGGAATGGATTAACGAGAGTTTAGAAGTGCGTGAGAAGCTCAGAGATATATTCTTAAATCATGCGAATATCAAAACTAAGAAGAACCCAACGGTTAAAGAGCGCACCAACTTCGAAGACTACTATGAGTTTTCTTACAAAGCGAGTAAGCTGAAACCCTATCAGATTTTAGCCATTAACCGTGGCGAGCGCGAGAATGTATTATTTTTTCATACTGAAGTTTGGGAAGAACGAACGCTAGAAACCATTGATGACTTAGTGATTACCAACGACATGAGCATCTTTACTGAAAAGCTGCAGGATGCTGTTGAAGAAGCTTTCAAACGACTATTATTCCCGTCGCTTGAACGTGAATTACGCAATGCCCTCACCGACCGTGCTGATGAGCATGCCATCGAAACTTTTGCTACCAACCTGTCTAACTTGTTGATGCAACCTCCATTGGCTAAGAAAGTGGTATTAGGTTTAGACCCTGCTTACCGTACAGGTTGCAAAATTGCCGTTGTAGATGGAACAGGAAAATACCTTGAAGGCACAACCATTTACCCAACTCCGCCTCAGAAGAAAGTAGCCGAAGCAGAAGCGATTATGGGAGCTATGATTCAGCGTCATAAGGTAGAGCTTATCGCCATTGGTAATGGTACGGCAAGCCGTGAAGCTGAACAGTTTGTGGCTGATTTCATTCAGAAAAGTGGCGCAGATGTAAAGTACATCATCGTAAATGAAGCGGGTGCATCGGTTTATTCGGCATCAAAAGTAGCGAGAGATGAGTTCCCAGAACTGGATGCCGCTCAACGTGGTAACATCTCCATTGCTCGACGTGTGCAAGATCCTCTTGCGGAACTCGTGAAAATAGATCCTAAGTCGATTGGGGTTGGACTCTATCAACATGATGTAAACCAAGTACAATTAGCTTCAAAGCTTGATGATGTTGTAGAAAGCTGTGTAAACGAAGTGGGTGTAAACTTGAATACCGCTAGCGCTCCCCTTCTCACTCACATCTCTGGTTTGAGTAAACGAGTAGCGGAAAGCATTGTAAAGCGCCGTGAAAGTACAGGGATATTCACGAATCGTGAGCAGATCAAAGAAATTGAGGGTGTAGGTGAATTCAGATTCCAGCAAGCTGCAGGATTCATGCGTATTCCAGAATCCCCAAATCCACTAGATAACACCGCTATTCACCCTGAGAGTTATGAAGCCACTGAAAAACTGTGCAATCTATTCGGCATTGATGTAGAAGATTTAGCTAACCAAAAAGATAAAATCGCATCTGCATTCTCGAACATCAACACTAGTGAAGTAGCACAGCAGATTGGCGTAGGTGAACCTACTTTAGAACTCATTATTGAGAACCTTCAAAAGCCTGGGCGTGACCCTCGTGAATCCCTTCAAGCACCTATACTGCGTCAAGATGTAGTAAAAATGGAAGATCTAAAAGAAGGGCAATCGCTTGAAGGCACTGTTCGTAATGTAGTCGACTTCGGCGCTTTTGTGGATATTGGCGTGAAACAAGATGGCTTACTTCATATTTCTAACATGAGTACTTCGAACCGTAAAATCGAAGACCCTCATGATGTAATTGGCGTAGGCGATATCATCAAAGTGGAGATTATTACCCTTGATTTAGAGCGAGGACGAATAGGTCTTAAGTTGGTATAA
- a CDS encoding efflux RND transporter permease subunit, producing MKELLQRKYLVSFFYLMVCIVGLSAWYAIPVENAPELNLPSITVNYNWGNMAPEIVEQEITRKVEGAVNNLRDVKEVRSRTQSGRSSVTVTFSNGAPVEFRSLELREYLTAIEQNLPVSVSQGTISRQIPEELEDQQAFIDYTLSGDFPSRKLLEYARQSIRAKLLGIDGLSDIELTGVDDPALVIEYDRKKLEKYGLSALSISSQVRERMRWRTSGYMDNGKLRYSLVLPPDFLNTTQVEQMKIALPHSMRSLKLSEIATVKVQDYESKSIRRINGSPALLISFKKESGADAMSLAKIVLARMSEIEENLPEGMEFRLQKDTTEDLRAQFDELANQAIFSGFLVFLVVLLFIRKLRAPVVIVGSVIFSVLMSITILFLFEYTLNVITLAGLTIALGMLIDNAVVVFEQINPGLPKLRSDRINHIRDHISKAVVPVLGSTFTTVGIFIPLLFAMDEIRIFLVPLAVALTITLLSSVVIAFTWIPYSLIWLTPISQKQQIQKKGSRFDAYKRVVLKTILLRNKLRWVFAVALILVLGIPFFAIETPEDWEDTKWPKFTQVYFDNRSEIDPWIGGLSYKFVNETYFGSPWRRRTGELVTVRISSPQGTPLSEIDKIVKNFEAIAEPYSHIFNYYEANLSEYSGASMVFDIKEEYLTTSEPYEFFGQTLYLGARTGNVTTSVYGFNDGNTFGMGGGSSNHRISITGFSYEELYDLAKDIQRRLEKNRRVRNVDVNKSGWWSRDDYYIYRLDLDEHKLAAANLNKREILNALITDINPENSLGKVEFEGQEMYLISRGNDGRMYEEDVMEPMRVTRNGNFDLESYGSIVKEKALTDIRRENQSYQRTIGFDFLGNYRMANKYIEETLEQVPVPVGAKIEYGSGFFSFGNAERNQNLWMVALLSLLSVWMIVSALLESWTGPMFVILTIPFSAIGIMLGSLSNDLSFDKGAISGALLCIGVVVNNAILFIHQAHIERDKGIRGLRCWYRVFRQKMRPVLITTTTTVVGLMPMVLYGTDDFWQSLAVVVIWGLLFSTALLFVFSGLWDRKVVRFKKVA from the coding sequence ATGAAGGAACTCCTACAAAGAAAATATCTCGTTTCCTTCTTTTACCTCATGGTGTGTATTGTGGGGCTTTCGGCGTGGTATGCCATCCCCGTAGAGAACGCTCCTGAACTAAATTTACCCTCCATAACGGTTAATTATAACTGGGGGAATATGGCTCCTGAAATAGTGGAGCAAGAAATTACTCGCAAAGTAGAAGGAGCCGTTAATAACCTTCGAGATGTGAAAGAGGTTCGATCAAGAACTCAATCTGGTCGATCTTCAGTTACGGTTACTTTTAGTAATGGAGCCCCGGTCGAGTTTAGGTCATTGGAGCTCAGGGAATACCTCACAGCCATTGAGCAAAATTTACCCGTGAGTGTATCGCAAGGTACGATATCACGGCAGATACCTGAAGAACTCGAAGACCAACAAGCATTCATCGATTACACCCTAAGTGGTGACTTCCCATCACGGAAGCTTTTGGAATATGCTCGCCAAAGTATCCGCGCCAAACTTTTGGGTATAGATGGGCTTTCTGATATAGAACTTACTGGGGTGGATGATCCAGCTCTAGTGATTGAATATGATCGGAAAAAGCTCGAAAAATATGGACTGTCGGCACTTTCAATAAGTTCACAAGTTCGAGAGCGTATGAGGTGGCGTACTTCTGGGTATATGGATAATGGCAAGCTGAGATATAGTCTTGTATTACCCCCTGATTTCTTGAATACCACTCAAGTGGAGCAGATGAAAATTGCATTACCTCATTCGATGCGATCTTTGAAATTGTCGGAGATTGCTACGGTGAAAGTGCAGGATTATGAATCTAAATCCATTCGTCGAATAAATGGGAGTCCTGCCTTATTAATATCCTTTAAAAAGGAATCGGGCGCCGATGCCATGAGCCTAGCAAAAATAGTACTGGCTAGGATGAGTGAGATTGAAGAGAACCTGCCCGAAGGCATGGAGTTTCGATTGCAGAAGGATACCACAGAAGACTTAAGAGCGCAGTTCGATGAACTAGCCAATCAAGCTATTTTTAGTGGATTTCTAGTGTTTTTAGTGGTGTTACTGTTTATTCGAAAGCTCCGCGCTCCCGTGGTGATTGTAGGTAGCGTGATCTTTTCTGTGCTCATGAGTATCACCATATTATTCCTATTCGAGTACACCTTAAATGTGATCACCTTGGCAGGCCTTACCATCGCCTTAGGGATGCTTATTGATAATGCGGTGGTGGTATTCGAGCAAATCAATCCAGGCTTACCCAAGCTCCGTTCGGATCGCATTAATCATATTCGCGATCATATCTCCAAAGCCGTAGTGCCCGTGTTAGGAAGTACTTTCACAACGGTGGGTATATTCATTCCACTGCTCTTCGCTATGGATGAAATACGAATATTCTTGGTGCCACTAGCCGTCGCATTAACCATTACTTTGTTAAGCTCAGTAGTGATTGCTTTCACATGGATTCCCTACTCGTTAATTTGGTTAACTCCCATCAGCCAAAAACAACAAATACAAAAGAAAGGCAGTCGTTTTGATGCCTATAAACGAGTAGTCCTAAAGACTATACTACTTCGAAATAAACTACGATGGGTGTTTGCTGTAGCACTTATTTTGGTGTTGGGAATTCCATTTTTCGCCATTGAAACGCCCGAAGATTGGGAAGACACAAAGTGGCCTAAATTTACCCAAGTGTATTTTGATAACCGCTCCGAGATAGATCCATGGATTGGGGGCTTAAGTTATAAGTTCGTAAACGAGACCTATTTTGGTAGCCCTTGGCGTAGACGAACCGGGGAATTGGTTACCGTTCGTATAAGTAGTCCACAGGGTACACCTCTTTCTGAAATAGATAAGATTGTAAAGAACTTCGAAGCTATAGCTGAGCCTTACTCGCATATATTCAATTATTACGAGGCCAACTTATCGGAATATAGTGGCGCGAGTATGGTGTTTGATATCAAAGAGGAATATTTAACCACCAGTGAACCCTATGAGTTTTTTGGGCAAACTTTGTACTTAGGGGCCCGAACAGGAAATGTGACCACGAGTGTGTATGGCTTTAATGATGGGAATACCTTTGGGATGGGAGGGGGTTCGTCGAATCATCGTATCTCCATAACCGGTTTTTCCTATGAAGAACTGTACGATTTGGCCAAAGACATTCAACGCAGGCTGGAGAAGAATCGAAGAGTCAGAAATGTAGATGTTAATAAAAGTGGATGGTGGAGCCGAGATGATTACTACATTTACCGATTAGATTTAGACGAGCATAAACTAGCGGCGGCGAACCTTAATAAAAGAGAAATTCTAAATGCACTGATAACGGATATCAATCCAGAGAATAGTTTAGGGAAGGTAGAGTTTGAAGGGCAGGAGATGTATTTGATTTCAAGGGGAAATGATGGGCGCATGTATGAAGAAGATGTGATGGAGCCTATGAGAGTTACACGCAACGGTAACTTTGATCTGGAGAGTTATGGTAGCATTGTGAAGGAAAAAGCTCTAACCGACATCCGTCGTGAAAACCAATCCTACCAAAGAACCATTGGTTTTGATTTTCTGGGCAATTACAGGATGGCGAATAAATACATTGAAGAAACTTTAGAGCAAGTCCCAGTGCCTGTTGGTGCGAAAATCGAATACGGAAGTGGGTTTTTTAGCTTTGGTAATGCAGAGCGTAATCAAAATTTATGGATGGTGGCATTGTTGAGTTTGCTGAGTGTATGGATGATCGTATCGGCGCTTTTGGAAAGCTGGACGGGTCCTATGTTTGTTATACTTACCATACCCTTTAGTGCCATTGGTATCATGTTGGGAAGCTTGAGTAATGATTTAAGTTTTGATAAGGGCGCGATTTCTGGGGCGCTATTGTGTATTGGGGTAGTGGTGAATAACGCCATACTTTTTATTCACCAAGCACATATTGAACGGGATAAAGGTATTCGTGGACTTCGTTGCTGGTATCGCGTATTCCGCCAGAAAATGAGGCCTGTGCTTATTACTACCACCACTACGGTAGTTGGGTTGATGCCGATGGTTCTGTACGGTACCGACGATTTCTGGCAAAGTTTAGCCGTGGTGGTTATTTGGGGACTGTTGTTCAGTACGGCACTGTTATTTGTGTTTTCTGGATTGTGGGACCGAAAGGTGGTTCGATTCAAGAAGGTGGCATAA
- a CDS encoding efflux RND transporter periplasmic adaptor subunit: MCTTKFNIKKYPMLKTMMVLMLASTMACISDTSDEKKEASEDIEIKPEVVFSIVDSEPLQFFIESRGVVEPIQKTVISPRTSGYVEEHQLIPGQRVNKGQVILQLDQEEAKLAVKEAYNNYLKFKSEYEVTARSQRSFEGEVNEELTKINTGFANAEVSYEKAKLNLKYTTITAPFDGTISIQEVISNGAFLGAGKELGTLTNTKKVRIRFDVLESEIAQLETGMKVDLTAPSGAEYQGSIVGISPEIDIESKTGQAIVEVNNADGALKTGMTMEGRMYVRSVEGKVRIPRSSLLERDGRTLIFRLKGDEAEWVYVEPVAMNTEYVIINHEDIEAGDTLAIDKHFSISHQQKIVPLMYN; the protein is encoded by the coding sequence ATGTGCACTACGAAATTCAATATCAAAAAGTACCCCATGCTAAAAACAATGATGGTACTGATGCTTGCCTCAACAATGGCATGTATATCTGATACCTCGGATGAAAAGAAAGAAGCTTCAGAGGATATAGAAATTAAACCAGAGGTGGTATTTAGCATTGTTGATAGCGAACCGCTTCAATTTTTTATTGAAAGTAGAGGGGTGGTGGAACCCATTCAAAAAACGGTGATTAGTCCACGAACCTCGGGCTATGTAGAAGAACATCAACTTATTCCCGGGCAAAGAGTTAATAAAGGGCAGGTAATCCTTCAATTAGACCAAGAGGAAGCTAAATTAGCGGTGAAGGAAGCATATAATAATTACCTGAAGTTTAAGAGCGAGTATGAAGTAACGGCTCGGAGTCAGCGTTCTTTTGAGGGTGAAGTAAATGAAGAGCTCACCAAGATAAATACAGGATTTGCCAATGCCGAAGTGAGTTATGAGAAAGCGAAACTGAATTTAAAGTACACCACCATCACGGCACCTTTTGACGGGACCATTTCTATACAAGAAGTAATTTCGAACGGGGCATTTCTTGGTGCGGGCAAAGAACTTGGAACGCTTACCAATACCAAAAAGGTGCGCATTCGTTTTGATGTATTAGAGTCAGAAATAGCGCAGCTGGAAACAGGAATGAAGGTAGATTTAACGGCTCCTTCAGGCGCAGAGTATCAAGGTTCTATCGTTGGGATATCTCCTGAAATTGACATAGAGTCGAAAACCGGGCAAGCGATCGTTGAAGTAAATAATGCTGATGGTGCCCTTAAAACAGGGATGACCATGGAGGGACGTATGTACGTGAGAAGCGTGGAAGGTAAAGTTCGTATTCCTAGATCAAGTTTATTAGAACGAGATGGGAGAACCCTCATCTTCAGGCTAAAAGGGGATGAAGCCGAATGGGTGTATGTAGAACCTGTGGCTATGAATACGGAGTATGTAATCATCAATCATGAAGACATCGAAGCAGGCGACACCCTAGCCATTGATAAGCATTTTAGTATTTCGCATCAGCAGAAGATTGTGCCATTGATGTATAATTAA
- a CDS encoding efflux RND transporter permease subunit codes for MLLRKPIASIILVLAVLIFGGITLSRLSIELLPDVSAPTLLVTTEYKGAPAADVEYRVNEPLEGVLSSVRGVRSTKGIARQGQSLIFLQFDWGTDMDLAFLDVREKLDQARQRLPQNAERPQLVYSSASDEPIATIALTLNKVQEPTFDDRLAIKRWAEQVFTRRLEQQDGIAQALLVGEVEPEVQISYKPKLLDRYGITLSEVNRVITDANLFSSSGILRDGYYSYSLKIQSRINTIKDIEELPVRSLASGRVLLLRELADVRIVESDPTSFALLDNKVVLNVLVKKDYGANTVTVFETLTETINQVREQNPEVSIEVIREDASYIENSISNLLQTLIIGGVLAFIVLFLFLDDVRSPFTIGISIPVSIFLTFVVMYLFDIQLNIISLSGLTLGIGLLLDNAIVVLENISRYRKKGLDKFEAAAVGTKEIALAVTASTCTTISVFLPLIFLGGFEGAFFRDLAATLSISLLSSLLVALVILPVFVAQFSGKGSSSLLSKISAGLDVIIDRYERSLLVSMRRPLIPIILTVLLASGATLLFLNVEKASLPESKPERVDYLVTMPGNTAIQSAKESAMLITNFIKAEIESNNILAIGGYTDNSSLNSIQDEGLNKFKVTVPVSGWQEADRVHQVLKALQRTYLEWSFTEQADSRITSTSGAVEAPVQFSIIGTDRNFSKRVGQRLQEEMRKSFEGLQFTEKYPQTIRAYQVRLKPNQLLLFDLSEQEIVRYLESLTRGIWVTDWNRQDEQVAIRLVGDAEVGSNPADMKLNIKDKVIPLSTVADIFVVEESEQLERSNQSAILTYNTSFSFVDWWWRSDEIKEEVNSFMQRSGYEVKIDGSAPKLVQLLLELAMLLGISVLLIYLILAIQYENLKYPFIIILAIPFAWIGSIFALWLGGVSLNALSFMGILILTGIAVNDSILKVDFMRRYYEETGNLDEAIREAGKNRFRPVVMTSLTTILGLIPMLIPFGDGYVLRKSLAIALMGGMVTSTLLTLYLIPMVFKWVEGRKQRKSELKSPINN; via the coding sequence TTGCTTCTTAGAAAACCAATAGCTTCTATCATTTTAGTGTTGGCCGTCCTCATTTTTGGAGGTATTACTTTATCGCGGCTATCTATCGAATTATTACCAGATGTGAGTGCACCTACACTACTGGTAACCACCGAGTATAAAGGGGCCCCAGCCGCCGATGTAGAATACCGTGTGAACGAACCTTTGGAAGGGGTACTGAGTTCGGTTCGAGGAGTACGAAGTACTAAAGGGATTGCACGCCAAGGCCAAAGTTTAATCTTCCTTCAATTTGATTGGGGCACAGATATGGATTTAGCCTTTCTTGATGTACGAGAGAAGCTCGATCAAGCAAGGCAACGGCTGCCACAAAATGCAGAACGTCCACAGTTGGTGTACTCATCCGCTTCCGATGAGCCCATCGCTACCATCGCGCTTACCTTAAATAAGGTACAGGAACCCACTTTCGATGACCGCTTAGCGATCAAAAGATGGGCCGAGCAAGTATTTACGCGTCGGCTAGAGCAACAAGATGGTATTGCTCAAGCGCTCTTAGTAGGTGAAGTAGAGCCCGAAGTTCAAATCAGCTACAAACCAAAGTTATTAGATCGATACGGAATCACTTTATCTGAAGTGAATAGGGTAATCACGGATGCCAATCTCTTTTCCTCCAGTGGTATTCTTCGGGATGGCTACTATAGCTACTCTCTGAAGATTCAGAGTCGCATTAACACCATCAAAGACATTGAAGAGCTGCCAGTACGTTCTTTAGCCAGTGGTCGTGTTCTATTACTTCGTGAACTTGCCGACGTTCGTATCGTTGAATCAGACCCAACTAGTTTTGCCCTCTTAGATAATAAAGTAGTACTGAATGTATTGGTAAAGAAAGATTATGGGGCGAACACGGTTACGGTTTTTGAAACGCTCACTGAAACGATCAATCAGGTTCGTGAACAGAACCCTGAAGTTAGTATAGAGGTTATCCGTGAAGATGCTTCATACATAGAAAATTCCATCTCCAATTTATTACAAACACTCATTATTGGTGGCGTTTTGGCATTCATCGTTCTGTTCCTCTTTTTGGACGATGTTCGGAGCCCGTTCACTATTGGGATATCCATTCCGGTAAGTATTTTTCTCACCTTTGTAGTGATGTATTTATTCGATATTCAATTGAATATCATTTCCTTGAGTGGGCTTACATTGGGCATTGGTTTATTACTGGATAACGCCATTGTGGTGTTGGAGAACATCAGTCGATATCGCAAAAAAGGATTAGATAAATTTGAAGCGGCAGCTGTAGGTACCAAAGAAATTGCACTTGCAGTAACGGCTTCTACCTGTACCACCATATCGGTATTTTTGCCCCTTATCTTTTTAGGTGGCTTTGAAGGGGCTTTCTTTAGAGATCTAGCCGCTACCTTATCCATTAGTTTGCTTTCTTCTTTACTAGTTGCTTTGGTAATACTACCCGTATTCGTGGCTCAATTTAGTGGTAAGGGCAGTTCATCTTTACTTTCGAAAATATCAGCTGGGCTTGATGTGATCATTGATCGCTATGAACGTAGTCTCTTAGTAAGCATGCGGCGACCTTTAATCCCAATTATACTTACGGTCTTGCTAGCATCGGGAGCTACCCTATTGTTTCTGAATGTTGAAAAAGCTTCGCTGCCAGAAAGTAAACCAGAACGGGTAGATTATTTGGTTACTATGCCCGGGAATACGGCCATTCAGTCGGCGAAAGAATCCGCTATGCTCATCACAAATTTCATCAAAGCGGAAATAGAATCGAATAACATCTTAGCCATTGGTGGCTATACCGATAATAGCAGTCTTAATTCTATTCAAGACGAGGGCTTAAACAAATTTAAAGTAACCGTGCCGGTATCGGGGTGGCAAGAGGCGGATCGGGTGCATCAAGTGTTGAAAGCACTTCAGCGTACTTATTTGGAATGGAGTTTTACGGAGCAAGCCGATTCTCGAATCACAAGTACCTCTGGGGCAGTTGAGGCTCCCGTTCAATTTAGTATCATTGGCACCGATCGAAATTTTAGTAAGCGTGTAGGGCAACGGTTACAAGAGGAAATGAGGAAATCTTTTGAGGGACTTCAATTCACAGAAAAATACCCCCAAACTATTCGGGCTTATCAAGTGCGGCTGAAACCCAATCAATTGCTGTTGTTTGATCTATCGGAACAAGAAATTGTTCGTTACTTGGAATCTTTAACCCGTGGAATTTGGGTAACAGATTGGAATCGTCAAGATGAGCAAGTAGCCATACGTTTAGTGGGCGATGCCGAGGTCGGGTCTAATCCTGCGGATATGAAGCTAAATATCAAAGATAAAGTGATTCCACTTTCTACCGTTGCCGACATCTTTGTGGTAGAGGAATCGGAACAGCTCGAACGCTCTAATCAATCAGCTATTCTTACTTATAACACCAGTTTCAGCTTTGTGGATTGGTGGTGGCGTTCCGATGAAATAAAAGAGGAAGTGAATTCTTTTATGCAGCGCTCTGGCTATGAAGTAAAAATTGATGGATCGGCACCTAAACTCGTTCAACTTCTCCTAGAATTAGCGATGCTATTGGGTATCAGTGTGTTGCTCATTTATCTGATACTAGCCATACAGTACGAAAACTTGAAGTACCCCTTCATCATTATACTAGCTATACCTTTTGCATGGATAGGTTCCATTTTCGCCTTATGGTTGGGAGGCGTTAGTTTAAATGCGCTGTCGTTTATGGGTATTCTAATTCTGACCGGTATTGCCGTAAACGATTCCATTCTTAAAGTCGATTTTATGCGCCGTTATTATGAAGAAACGGGCAACTTAGATGAGGCGATTCGCGAAGCGGGTAAAAATAGATTTCGCCCTGTGGTAATGACCAGTTTAACCACCATCTTAGGCTTGATACCGATGTTAATTCCATTTGGAGATGGCTATGTATTGCGGAAGTCGTTAGCCATAGCACTCATGGGAGGAATGGTTACCAGTACACTCCTTACACTGTATTTAATACCTATGGTATTCAAATGGGTAGAAGGTCGGAAACAAAGAAAATCGGAGTTAAAATCTCCAATCAATAACTAA
- a CDS encoding 6-bladed beta-propeller: MKRLTISWVFAVLIVLSCSKSEEIQVPVDLFNQKAPVVNHFTIGLEDQGEEYQLGRPIGVRTDSELNIYIADRASMTIKVFDSTGVYIREFGGRGRGPGEFGDINTFEITPEEDFFVLDRGRMSYTYVTKQGELVHRQRYKFNDMGMYLPDDVDFYDDKLIGLYRTSTNNIEGNPLFNRKYFHLSDRNITKKDTSFFTFPDLQDIEQNRFNWIVFTGLAGSFTLNSSKDRFYYSPIIYNRNLYVFKRAGEAWEVEEIIKLTDFGIESTVLNTKEENDLYLENGVPGLKSIMFGGFPEAHRGRVNTFDMGLYQLSDGRLITFVGKWRDDLEKEGPHEEIIDIYAQTLNLETREVTFLGLVQSVEEDYLPNKPLINWVDAEDNFYLLNKTSIGIPSVTKFSIEGL; the protein is encoded by the coding sequence GTGAAAAGATTAACGATTAGTTGGGTATTTGCAGTACTAATAGTTCTTAGTTGCTCAAAAAGTGAAGAGATTCAGGTTCCAGTAGATTTGTTCAACCAAAAAGCTCCAGTGGTTAATCATTTCACTATTGGACTAGAAGATCAAGGAGAGGAGTACCAGTTAGGAAGACCCATTGGGGTACGAACAGATAGTGAGTTGAATATCTACATAGCAGATCGTGCATCCATGACCATCAAGGTGTTTGATAGTACAGGAGTATATATTCGAGAATTTGGGGGTAGAGGAAGAGGTCCGGGAGAATTTGGAGATATAAACACTTTTGAGATAACCCCTGAAGAAGACTTCTTTGTTTTAGACCGTGGTCGTATGAGTTATACGTATGTAACTAAGCAAGGTGAGCTTGTACACAGGCAACGGTATAAATTCAATGATATGGGCATGTATTTGCCTGACGATGTAGATTTTTATGACGACAAGCTCATCGGCTTATACAGAACTTCAACAAATAACATTGAAGGGAACCCATTATTTAATAGAAAATACTTCCATCTATCTGATCGAAACATTACAAAAAAGGATACCTCTTTTTTTACATTTCCAGACTTACAAGATATTGAACAAAATAGATTTAATTGGATCGTTTTTACTGGATTAGCAGGTTCTTTTACCCTTAATTCTTCTAAAGACAGATTTTACTATTCCCCCATTATCTATAACCGAAACCTTTATGTATTCAAGCGAGCAGGGGAAGCCTGGGAGGTGGAAGAAATTATTAAACTGACAGATTTTGGGATTGAGAGTACTGTCTTAAACACCAAAGAAGAAAATGATCTGTACCTTGAAAACGGAGTGCCAGGATTAAAGTCAATAATGTTTGGAGGCTTTCCCGAAGCTCATCGAGGAAGAGTAAATACCTTTGATATGGGATTGTATCAGTTATCGGATGGACGGCTCATTACGTTTGTGGGGAAATGGAGGGATGATTTAGAAAAAGAAGGTCCCCATGAAGAAATAATCGATATTTATGCGCAGACCTTAAATCTAGAGACTAGGGAAGTTACCTTTTTAGGTTTGGTGCAATCAGTAGAAGAAGACTACTTACCAAATAAACCCCTTATTAACTGGGTAGATGCAGAGGATAACTTCTATCTGTTGAATAAAACGAGCATTGGCATCCCATCGGTAACCAAGTTTAGTATTGAGGGGTTGTAA